The nucleotide window CTTAAACCTGTCGAGACCTACAAAATACAAGCCATCTCAAAGTAGTGTATTCTAAAACTCAATTACACacaattttgtaaaaataaaCACGTTAAGCTCTGAAATTTTACCAACCCATCATTAATCCCCTGATTTTTCTGAACCTTGCAAACTGCATTGTTTTCAGAGTATTTTGTGTCAGTTACCCACATCAAAACTTAGAATAAGCCTGCATTAAATACCCAAAAATTGTTAATGCAACTATCCAATTGGTTAATACCTATCTATTTCAATTAGCTGCTTGAATCCTAAAGCCTAATTCCTCGTTATGCACGTTTGCCCCCTTGATTGTTTCAATCGGTGCAACCTCGATGCTCCCTACTCGGTTGCAACCTCGATGCTCCCTACTCGGTTGCAACCTCGACAACTTGTCACATCCTGACAGTTTTGTTATTTGATCGTGTACATATTCTTGTCAAGAAGGTATTGTTACATCATTGGTTTGTTTTCCATACTCCTAAATTGCGTCTCCCTAAAATTAGACAAAGTTTGGTGGGATAGTTTCATCTCTTTTACCTTCTTCGCATGTTTTTCTCATGTAATTGCTAGGCTTTTAGTTCAAATCGTAGGTTTtttaaagggttattggattttatcacctaAACTATTGGCcactgccacccccaactatcattTTGACacccgtcacccccaacttaacacttagtatgTTTTGTTAtcacgtcgttaactgatcactaacttttgattctgttactatacttttgggggtgtcatagggatcttaggaaggttttaTGGATCTTAGGACACCCTCAAAAGTATTAtaacaggatcaaaagttagtgatcagttaatgacatggtgacagaacacactaagtgttaagttgggggtggcggACGTCAAAGTGATAGATGGGGTGGCAGCGGTCAATAGTCaatagttaggggtgataaaatccaataacccttttttTTAAATTGGATTAAGCTACTGATTCCTGACTTGTGCTTAAGGGTTGTGATTGATGCATTCAAGTATGGCTGTTATTGTGCGTTGGTGTCCAACACGAATGATATATAGTTTATACCAAGGATGTTTCAATTCTTACATGTTAACGTTTCGGATTAAGTGAGCATGAATAGGCTTCCTATTGATGATATCTTACTTGAGAGAAGCAATTTATAAAATTAAGTAACCTCTAAATTTTTCTCATATGTAATTTGTCTtgaattattattagtttattcaTTTGGATTTGCTAAATTATATACGGACTCTTATATTATAGGAATTGAGTTAATGCCTCACTTATAAGCATTGCAAAAAATGACTTAAATTAATATAGGAAAGTGTTGATTGTTGGCAAGTATGATTCAGTATGGATTAAGGGCCTACTCTATCAAAGTTGTATTTTGGAAAAATTGGTGAACAATGGTTGCATATTATGCTACCAAGTGCTCTTATATTAAGAGAACACAGATGCAAAGGAAGTGTTTAAATTGATGATACTACATGAATGTAAAACTGATCATGTGATATAGTGCCACAAATGTTACACGAAGTTGTCGGAATCACTTGGCAAGTGACACTATTATGAACGAAATTCCCCCTTGAATCTTATTCTTACATCATTTTCACTTGGCAAGTGACACTATTATGAACGCAATCCCCCCTGAATCTTATTTTTACATCATTTTCACTCTATTATATATCTATTATATGTAGAGAGAGATAGATGGGAGGGATGTGACAATATTAACACCCTATATATATCTAGTGTATTTTGCCGACATAACGTGTGGTCCCGGCACCCGTGTAAGGTCTTTTGTTATTTGATAGTTTACAATTGATCAGATTTGTTACCGGTGGTACTTGGTGCTTCTATTCCATTGCCCCCCAACCACACCGGCATCAAAAGGGAAAAAAGTAGCACAAACGAGTAAAAACATTTATCATATTTCACTATCCTAACATAATGTCCATCAACTCCcttttcacaaaataaatataaatcatATAACTATATAAAGAGTACGGATGAAATAAATTAAATGTTTTGTCCTAACAATAAATTCGAGGTGGGGGTAGTAAACCAAAAGTGTGTAACTATACATTGGAAGAAGAAGAATTACGTCCGGATCTAGGTTCGGATAACCGAGCCAACAACCTGGACACCACCCCAGCCTCCCCACTACTCCCAAACCTACTCAAACCTGTCATCTCCGACACACTTCTCGAATTTATTACACCTCTGCCACTCTGCCACCAACCATTATTCCCTTCATGCAAAACTGACGGTCTCGATCTTTTCAATCTACGGACGTCACTTAGTATCATTTCTGATCGCAGATACAACAGATCCGACGGCTGTACGTCGCTCCACCTCTCCGCCCCACTTGTCCCCACTACGATCCTATGCTCGAACCGCTTCTCATACCTCCTCCGCCGCTCCTCCTCCTCCGCTTCCGCCTCTGTGTCCGCCAACAACAACCCGTCTTTCCGGGTTCCCGACACCGTCTTAACGGACGGTGTCGCATctttcttctttgttttcttcGTTTTCTTTAGACAGTTGGAACTTTTATTGTTGTTCCAACTGTCTAAAGACCGCCTGCTGCTTACAGGCACTACTGACGTCGTCACCTGTGCAGTAGTAGTAGTAGTCTGCACGTGTACAGGTGACGAGGTCACTACAAAAACTTGTCTGTTACTTCCTTGTTCTCCGGCAGACGAATGTCTGCCGGAGACACGTCTGACAGGTAATTCTCTTTCATCTTGTACTTCTTGTGCCTCTACTTTTTTATCCAATTCACTTTGATTCTTATTTTCTTCAAGGATTAAAAAAATGTCCTCCGGGTCGACCCGGTAGCGACAAAGGGGGCATGTGGAATGAGCATCAAGCCATGTATCAACACACTCTACATGAAAAGCGTGTTTGCATTTAGGCAGCAATCGAAGCACTTCAGACTGGTTGAATACGGATAAGCAAACCGCACACTCTAGACCGTCTTTTTGTCCGGTTAATGACCCGAACCGGAGGACCGGGAGCGACTCGATTATAGTTCGGTCGATCCCGGAATTGTCCCGGTCAGAGAACCGGACCGCCGTCAGTTCTGACGGCGGGTACCGGTTGTTCGACCGGCGACAGTGTTTGGCGTAGAGTAGGAGAAGAAATGTGATGGAGAAGACGGTGGTTAGAGCTCCAATGATGATGGTCATGCTTGGTTTGAGTGCGTAGTTATGCGGTGCTGATCGCGGCGGAGAAGGAAGCGGTTGTGGGAATGGGGTGgaagaggtggtggtggtggagactAGAAGAATGATGAATGGTTGCCATTGGGATTTGAAAATGGGGTTGTAGCCCATACTTGTATTACTGTGTGTATACAGGGAAAATGAAGGTATATGAAGGGGGCAATGGAATGTTTAATGATATGTTGGGTTGGAAAAAAACAAaagataagttttttttttttagtttatcaTGGTGTTAATGGTTCGTGTTTGTAGAATGTggatttactttttttttcttcttttgtgtCCTATTGTGTAATTGTTTAGCATTGTTTATATGATTGTTATTGATGGCTTTAAATGGGTATGGTATGAATTTATGTTATTAATAGGAAATGATTATCAAATTATCAAAATTTGTTCTCATCGTATCTTGATGGGTCAAGTTAGTTATACATTAACCTTGTACAAAATGAAATAACTTAGTTATTCATTAAAACTTGTAAAGAATGAAATAAGTTGCTTCTTGTAAGGTTAAGAGTTTCAGGCTTGCGAAAACCAATTTAATGTAATTTAAGccgttaaaaaataaaataagttataaaaATTATATGAATATGAACCGACGTTCTTAGTTGTTAGACATGTAGTTTGTTTATGAATGATATTTTCTATATTATATTCGAAACAGTGGTAAATCTTAATTGGGGTCTGAGTCTCATGTTTTTCTGTTTTAAAGTGTAAATTTTAACCAAAATTTATGAAAATTTTATATGTATTGAGTCAGCCACCACTTTTTTTCTTCTTTAAAACTTTTAGCCCGTCTATTTAAAAGTTCAATATCTGTTGTCACTGATTATAGAATATTAAGTCTTTCATTTTGGAGATTCTATAATACTGACTTTTTAACATCCATTTCGGGTATAATTTTTGTTACATGTATATGTCATCTAATATTGGTTTCTTTTATCTTAATCGTAATTTTACATAAGAAAATAAAAGGATAATTGTATAAAGAAAATGTAAGAAGCTAGCAACATGATCTATAGTGCAACTATAAACCATTAAGATTGATATAAATTTCTAATTGCATTAAGGTTATCGAACTTTATAATTTTAATTCTAGATGTACTAATATATAAGTTTATTGTGATGTATGAAACTGCAAACAAATTACATTTTACGTATCAGATAAAGATAATAGGAAACCAGTTGATCAAGCCATCTGTAGAACTGTCTACCCTTTCGTATTCTCCGGCGAATGCTCAGGTAAGATCACCTTCTCCGGCGACTGCTCAGGCACTGTATAACAGCATGTGATTGATCGAACGGATTCCCTCCCGCCGATCATAACGAGATTGTTAGCAGAGTTTTTGAGCCCGTTCGGAAAGGTTGTGTGTGGCTGGAAACTGCCGGAAGAGCTCGACGAGGAGGATCATATCGGAATAGTGGGCTGGGTTTCCTAGGTTATTTGCCTTGTAGATTACCTATCTCCCTATTCAGTTCTGACCTAACTCCATTCGCCTTCTGGGTTTTTTTCTTTTCGAAGATACAGTATGGATAAATGGCGGCGAAACACTAATGCACGGAGATTTGAAGAAAGACAAGAGGAACGTTGGCGGGTGGCGAAATATAAAGGAAAACGGCTTATCGATGAACATACGTACCACAACAGACCAATGAGGAAGGAAACGACGTTTTTCATTGGTAATCTACCGGACGACTGTTCTAGTTATTTACTGTGGAAAATTTTCGGTGGCTTCGGGTCAATGACGGATGCCTATGTTCCAAGGAAAAGAGACAAGAAAGGTAACACTTTTGGATTCATAAGATTTGAAGAAGTAAGAGATGTTCTACAGATGGCTGCTAATCTATGTACGGTAAGAATCGATCACAAAAAAATCTTTGTAAGGCCGGCTAAGTTTGTCAAGGAAGTGGATAAACAAAAGTTCAAACACCACCCGGCCAATCCGGTGCAGATGAATAGGCCTAAACAGGGAGTTGAAGATGGAAAAACAGGCAACATTAACTTGGGACCGACCCATGCAAATGACGGTAGGACGTATGCAGAGGTAATCACTGGTATCAAACATGCGACAGTGCCGGAGAAAACAGTAAACATATCAGTAGCAGAAAGTGAATCGTCAAAGAGATGGAGAAGCAATTCACTGGTTGCGGAAGTTAAAAACCCCTACGATCTTAAACGGATCCAGCAGTTACTTGTAGAAGATGGTTTGAAAGGCTTCATAATACGGTATGAGGGTGGGTTAAGGCTACTATTGACATTTGGTAACCAAACTGAGGCAATTGATTTCCTGGAACACAAAAAAGAAACTTGGGAAAAATGGTTCATTGACCTTCACGTCTGGGATGGACGGCACCTACCGTTTCAACGCCTGGCAAAATTATACATTCGAGGTGTTCCATTACAATTCTGGGGCCCTATAATTTTTGATCAGATAGGCGGGCTGATAGGCACGGTGGTATTGCCATCCACGGCTAACGACGACGACAGTGACCTATCTGTGAGCACAGTGGGGATCATCACGAACAATGTTGCTCGTGTTAATAGCAAGTTAACGATTGCATGGCATGGGCAACCTCATGAAATTCTGATTTCGGAAGACATTAGTTCAGGTTTTCCCTTCTCTCCGGTTATGTCCGATGATCAGAAAGATTTAGGAAATACGGTGGAATCTGTTCAGTCAGAATCGGCTAACAGTTCCCGGGAAGTTAGAGGGACTACCTCGAAGAGCGGCAACCTTGAAAAAAGTGCTAGTAACCTAGGGGTGGGAGACGAATTCACTACACCTAATCCAAAAGTGGCTCATGTAGATGTATCGACAACAAATGGGAGTACAGAAGTTGGAAAGGTGCAATCTGTTTTTGAAAATGTTGACAAAAGCAAATGTGGTGGCAGCAATGATGATGTTTCTCCTAAGGATTCTACTCAATATGGGACAAAGAATGGGGTGCCTACATTAAATCAAGTGTATAACGTGGACCAGGATCCTTATGCGACCCCACCTCCACCTCCAAAATCTAAGCCCAGCAATGATTTGGGTTTTTTGTCAAACATGGGCCTCACTGGATTATTTAATGAGGAAGAGGTGGTATGTGAATCAACAGGGATTGGGCCCAATATGTCTCCTAAACCTTATCCAATGGAAAACGAGGCAGCAAACATCTCTCCTGACCCATTTAATCTGCGACACCTAATTGAACAGGTGGCAATCTCAAAAAAACCAACTGACCTAAATCTTAATCTAAATCTTCCCCCCTCATCTACGATGAACAACTCCATACCTGCCTCTCCAACTGTATCTGTCAGATCGAAGAGTCGAAAGAACAAAGGGAAATTTCCATCTATGAAGATGAAAGACTCATTTTGGGTTCCGAAACATAGAAACAAACAGAGTAGCTGCGGCAACCAGGTTAGGGACGAACAAACAGCTGATTCTTCGGGGATGTCAAATGAAACGAACACAGTTGAAATTGATAAAGAAGTGGCGCTAACAGCTGCTGTGGGAAAAGAACTGGGTTTCATGGTTACGGGTCATGAAAAGGACCTGAGAAGCCATATTGAAGAAACAAGGGTGTCAAATGGTAATCAATGAATTACATGTCAGCCAACATCAGGGGGGCGGGTGACTCCAAAAAAGCGGAGCACATTAGGGTGCTGAAAAGAAAGAACGGGTTAGGATTCATATGCATTCAAGAAACTCAGATGGCAATTTCCACAAACGCTCAGGTCAGTGCTTTTTGGGATAATACTCCATTTGATTTTGACATGGTTGATTCTAGTGGTAAATCGGGTGGAATGTTGAATATTTGGGATCCGAGTTTATTCATAAAAAAGCAATCAGTCTCAAACAGATTTTTCCTTGCAACTTTTGGGGAATTAAAACATGGGGGGGAAAATATTACGGTAGTTAATGTTTATGCGCCACTAGATAAGAAAGCGAAAAAACAAGTATGGGATGATCTATTGGCTCTTATTAGCTCCGCGTCGGGCAGGGGGTCATGGATATTATTAGGAGATTTTAACTGTGTTCGTGAAGCATGTGAAAGACGGAACTCCAAATTCTGTGCTGAATCTGCCAATGATTTTAATTCTTTTATTAACAGTGCTGCCTTATCAGAATACGCTATGATAGGTTGTCGTTTCACTTATATGAAGGATGATGGGCAGAAATTCAGTAAAATAGACAGGGTTCTTGTTTGTCACTCGTTCCTTTCCAGGTGGCCTGCTGCTAAACTCATTGGTCTGCCCAGATATCGATCGGATCACAGACCGCTGATGCTCATCTGTTCAGACGTATCTTTTGGCAAACCACCTTTTAGATTCTTTAATTCGTGGTTAAAGGAGGATGGTCTTGAGAAAGTTGTTCACTCAGTGTACGTAAGTATACCTCCTTTTCACCCACCGGATAAATAGTTAGCGGCCAGGCTTAAAGCAATTAAGATGGCTATCAAACCATGGTGTGCGGAGGTTTCTAAGAAAAATAACAGCATGTTAAAAGAATTAATGAAGAAAGTGGAAGAGTTGGATATCAAGGCGGAAACAACGGCACTAACAGATGTAGAGGTTAAAGAGCGAGATGTTTGGCTAAAAACCATCAATGAAATCGATGAAAGCAGGTTGGAGGATCTCAAACAAAGGGCGAAAATAAAATGGGTGGTAGACGGGGACGAGAACTCCTCCTTCTTTCACGGCGTAATCAAGGGACATCAAAAAAACAATCGTATAAATGGGTTGATCTTCAACGATGTTTGGATATCGCAACCGGATGAATTGAAAATGAACATAAAAGATTACTTCCAGTCAATATTTTTGGAAAAGTCTCACGATAGGCCGCCCTTCATCAACAATGGTTTCAAGGTACTATCCCCTTCACAATCGGCTACGCTTGTTAAAAGATTCACAAAGGAGGACATAAAGGAGGCGGTTTGGAATTGTGGGAATGAAAAAGCACCGGGTCCTGACGGCTTTAGTTTCAAATTTATAAAACACTTTTGGGGTATGTTGGAAGCCGACTTCTATGCTATACTCGACTACTTTTATGTGCACGTTAAATCAATAGGGGTTGCAATTCCAGTTTTATCACTCTTATTCCGAAAATATCCGAACCTCAATTCATTAATAAATTCCGTCCCATCAATCTAATCGGTTGCATTTCAAAAGTTGTCTCAAAAATTTTGGCCAATCGACTAAAAGGGGTGATTGGGTCTGTGGTTAGTGATGTTCAAAGCGCATATATTGAAGGGCGAAGTATTTTGGAGGGCCCATTGATTGTGAATGAGATCGTTTCGTGGGCAAAAAGATCAAAACGGCAGGCAATGCTATTTAAAGTAGATTTTGAAAAGGCTTTTGATTCTTTAAATTGGGGGTTTTTGGAGTCAGTACTTTCCCAAATGGGCTTCCCGGCTCTATGGAGAAAATGGGTAATGGGCATCTTATCCTCGGCGAGAACATCCATATTAGTCAATGGGTCACCTACTTTGGAATTCGATATCCAAAGGGGGGTGCGACAAGGTGATCCGTTATCTCCGTTACTTTTCATAATAGCTATGGAAGCTCTTCATGTGGCCACGGGTAGTGCAATTGAATCAGGGATTTACAAGGGTTTGAAGATAGATAACATGGGTCCGACAATCTCTCATCTTCTTTATGCGGATGATATTCTTTTTATAGGTGAATGGACCGAAAAAAACTTTCATAATCTGGCGAGGATGCTGAGATGTTTTCACTTATCGTCGGGTCTGAAggtaaactttgcaaagagtCAACTCTATGGAGTGGGTGTGGATAATGTTAACATAGCACATATGGCATCCATACTCGATTGCAAGATGGGTTCGTTCCCGTTTACTTATCTTGGTCT belongs to Helianthus annuus cultivar XRQ/B chromosome 5, HanXRQr2.0-SUNRISE, whole genome shotgun sequence and includes:
- the LOC110940638 gene encoding RING-H2 finger protein ATL43 is translated as MGYNPIFKSQWQPFIILLVSTTTTSSTPFPQPLPSPPRSAPHNYALKPSMTIIIGALTTVFSITFLLLLYAKHCRRSNNRYPPSELTAVRFSDRDNSGIDRTIIESLPVLRFGSLTGQKDGLECAVCLSVFNQSEVLRLLPKCKHAFHVECVDTWLDAHSTCPLCRYRVDPEDIFLILEENKNQSELDKKVEAQEVQDERELPVRRVSGRHSSAGEQGSNRQVFVVTSSPVHVQTTTTTAQVTTSVVPVSSRRSLDSWNNNKSSNCLKKTKKTKKKDATPSVKTVSGTRKDGLLLADTEAEAEEEERRRRYEKRFEHRIVVGTSGAERWSDVQPSDLLYLRSEMILSDVRRLKRSRPSVLHEGNNGWWQSGRGVINSRSVSEMTGLSRFGSSGEAGVVSRLLARLSEPRSGRNSSSSNV
- the LOC110943189 gene encoding uncharacterized protein LOC110943189: MNYMSANIRGAGDSKKAEHIRVLKRKNGLGFICIQETQMAISTNAQVSAFWDNTPFDFDMVDSSGKSGGMLNIWDPSLFIKKQSVSNRFFLATFGELKHGGENITVVNVYAPLDKKAKKQVWDDLLALISSASGRGSWILLGDFNCVREACERRNSKFCAESANDFNSFINSAALSEYAMIGCRFTYMKDDGQKFSKIDRVLVCHSFLSRWPAAKLIGLPRYRSDHRPLMLICSDVSFGKPPFRFFNSWLKEDGLEKVVHSVYVSIPPFHPPDK